The Ciconia boyciana chromosome 22, ASM3463844v1, whole genome shotgun sequence genome has a window encoding:
- the GJD3 gene encoding gap junction delta-3 protein codes for MGEWGFLSSLLDAVQEHSPMVGRFWLVVMLLFRILVLATVGSDVFEDEQEEFVCNTQQPGCKPVCYDAAFPISHYRFLVFHIVVLSAPAALFVIFAVHQAAKPGPRGVPSQHARRLQPFYVGSVVARIAAELGFLLGQALLYGFRVQPLFVCHRRPCPHHVDCFVSRPTEKTVFIHFYFVVGLVSALLSLAELTHLLRKGPPPRAGCCHRPQERGPAPGQPAGATEEPRCPPPQGDLTV; via the coding sequence ATGGGCGAGTGGGGCTTCCTGAGCTCGCTGCTGGACGCGGTGCAGGAGCACTCGCCCATGGTGGGGAGGTTCTGGCTGGTGGTGATGCTCCTCTTCCGCATCCTGGTCCTGGCCACCGTGGGCAGCGACGTCTTCGAGGACGAGCAGGAGGAGTTCGTCTGCAACACGCAGCAGCCGGGCTGCAAACCAGTCTGCTACGATGCTGCCTTCCCCATCTCCCACTACCGCTTCCTCGTCTTCCACATCGTCGTGCTCTCGGCCCCTGCCGCCCTCTTCGTCATCTTCGCCGTGCACCAGGCGGCCAAGCCGGGGCccaggggggtccccagccaGCACGCCCGCCGCCTCCAGCCATTCTACGTGGGCAGCGTGGTGGCACGCATCGCGGCTGAGCTGGGCTTCCTGCTGGGGCAGGCGCTGCTCTACGGCTTCAGGGTGCAGCCGCTCTTCGTCTGCCACCGGCGGCCCTGCCCGCACCACGTCGACTGCTTCGTCTCCCGCCCCACAGAGAAAACCGTCTTCATCCACTTCTACTTCGTGGTGGGGCTGGTCTCGGCGCTGCTCAGCCTGGCCGAGCTCACCCACCTCCTGCGCAagggccccccgccccgggctgggtgctgccaccGGCCGCAGGAGCGGGGACCGGCCCCTGGGCAGCCAGCGGGGGCCACGGAGGAGCCACGTTGCCCCCCGCCACAGGGGGACCTGACCGTGTAG
- the RARA gene encoding retinoic acid receptor alpha isoform X2, with translation MYEGAAVAGLPPGPFLRMDFYGPGRGCLLPERGPPAPRGAPRRPPPWSSSGRSVETQSTSSEEIVPSPPSPPPLPRIYKPCFVCQDKSSGYHYGVSACEGCKGFFRRSIQKNMVYTCHRDKNCIINKVTRNRCQYCRLQKCFEVGMSKESVRNDRNKKKKDVPKPECSESYIITPEVEELIEKVRKAHQETFPALCQLGKYTTNNSSEQRVSLDIDLWDKFSELSTKCIIKTVEFAKQLPGFTTLTIADQITLLKAACLDILILRICTRYTPEQDTMTFSDGLTLNRTQMHNAGFGPLTDLVFAFANQLLPLEMDDAETGLLSAICLICGDRQDLEQPDKVDKLQEPLLEALKIYVRKRRPNKPHMFPKMLMKITDLRSISAKGAERVITLKMEIPGSMPPLIQEMLENSEGMDTLGGQPGSPHAGSLGPPPGSCSPSLSPSSNRSSPATHSP, from the exons aTGTACGAGGGCGCGGCGGtggcggggctgccccccggccccttccTCCGGATGGATTTCtacgggccgggccggggctgcctgctgccggagcgcggcccccccgcgccccgcggggccccccgccgccccccgccctggAGCAGCTCCGGCCGCT CCGTCGAGACGCAGAGCACCAGCTCGGAGGAGATCGTGCCCAGCCCGCCCTcgcccccgcccctgccccgcaTCTACAAGCCCTGCTTCGTCTGCCAGGACAAGTCCTCGGGGTACCACTACGGGGTGAGCGCCTGCGAGGGCTGCAAG GGCTTCTTCCGCCGCAGCATCCAGAAGAACATGGTGTACACGTGCCACCGGGACAAGAACTGCATCATCAACAAGGTGACGCGCAACCGGTGCCAGTACTGCCGCCTCCAGAAGTGCTTCGAAGTCGGCATGTCCAAGGAGT CCGTCCGCAATGACCGgaacaagaagaagaaggaCGTGCCCAAGCCGGAGTGCTCGGAGAGCTACATCATCACGCCCGAGGTGGAGGAGCTCATCGAGAAGGTGCGCAAAGCCCACCAGGAGACCTTCCCCGCCCTCTGCCAGCTCGGCAAATACACTACG AACAACAGCTCGGAGCAGCGGGTCTCCCTGGACATCGACCTGTGGGACAAGTTCAGCGAGTTGTCCACCAAGTGCATCATCAAGACGGTGGAGTTTGCCAAGCAGCTCCCGGGCTTCACCACGCTCACCATCGCCGACCAGATCACCCTCCTCAAAGCTGCCTGCCTCGACATCCTG ATCCTGCGGATCTGCACGCGCTACACGCCGGAGCAGGACACCATGACCTTCTCGGATGGGCTGACGCTGAACCGCACGCAGATGCACAACGCCGGCTTCGGGCCCCTCACCGACCTGGTCTTCGCCTTCGCCAACCAGCTGCTGCCGCTGGAGATGGACGATGCCGAGACGGGGCTGCTCAGCGCCATTTGCCTCATCTGtggag accGCCAGGACCTGGAGCAGCCCGACAAAGTGGACAAGCTGCAGGAGCCGCTGCTGGAGGCGCTGAAGATCTAcgtgaggaagaggaggcccAACAAGCCCCACATGTTCCCCAAGATGCTCATGAAGATCACGGATCTCCGCAGCATCAGCGCCAAGG GCGCCGAGAGGGTGATCACGCTGAAGATGGAGATCCCGGGGTCGATGCCGCCCCTCATCCAGGAGATGCTGGAGAACTCGGAGGGCATGGACACACTGGGGGGGCAGCCGGGCAGCCCCCACGCGGGCAGCCTGGGGCCCCCCccgggcagctgcagccccagcctttCGCCCAGCTCCAACCGCAGCAGCCCGGCCACGCACTCGCCGTGA